A single window of Lynx canadensis isolate LIC74 chromosome C2, mLynCan4.pri.v2, whole genome shotgun sequence DNA harbors:
- the EIF4A2 gene encoding eukaryotic initiation factor 4A-II, with product MSGGSADYNREHGGPEGMDPDGVIESNWNEIVDNFDDMNLKESLLRGIYAYGFEKPSAIQQRAIIPCIKGYDVIAQAQSGTGKTATFAISILQQLEIEFKETQALVLAPTRELAQQIQKVILALGDYMGATCHACIGGTNVRNEMQKLQAEAPHIVVGTPGRVFDMLNRRYLSPKWIKMFVLDEADEMLSRGFKDQIYEIFQKLNTSIQVVLLSATMPTDVLEVTKKFMRDPIRILVKKEELTLEGIKQFYINVEREEWKLDTLCDLYETLTITQAVIFLNTRRKVDWLTEKMHARDFTVSALHGDMDQKERDVIMREFRSGSSRVLITTDLLARGIDVQQVSLVINYDLPTNRENYIHRIGRGGRFGRKGVAINFVTEEDKRILRDIETFYNTTVEEMPMNVADLI from the exons ATGTCTGGTGGCTCTGCGGATTATAACAG AGAACATGGAGGCCCAGAGGGAATGGACCCCGATGGTGTCATCGAG AGCAACTGGAATGAGATTGTTGATAACTTTGACGATATGAATTTAAAGGAGTCTCTTCTTCGGGGCATCTATGCTTACGGTTTTGAGAAGCCTTCAGCTATTCAGCAGAGAGCTATTATTCCTTGTATTAAAG GGTATGATGTGATTGCTCAAGCTCAGTCAGGTACTGGCAAGACAGCCACATTTGCTATTTCCATCCTGCAACAGTTGGAGATTGAGTTCAAGGAGACCCAAGCACTAGTATTGGCCCCCACCAGAGAACTGGCTCAACAG ATCCAAAAGGTAATTCTGGCCCTTGGAGACTATATGGGAGCAACTTGTCATGCCTGCATTGGTGGAACCAATGTTCGGAATGAAATGCAAAAACTGCAGGCTGAAGCACCACACATTGTTGTTGGTACACCAGGAAGAGTGTTTGATATGTTAAACAGAAGATACCTTT CTCCAAAATGGatcaaaatgtttgttttggatGAGGCAGATGAAATGTTGAGCCGAGGGTTTAAGGATCAAATCTATGagattttccaaaaattaaatacGAGTATTCAG GTTGTGTTGCTTTCTGCCACAATGCCAACTGATGTGTTGGAAGTGACCAAAAAATTCATGAGAGATCCAATTCGAATTCTGGTGAAAAAGGAAGAATTGACCCTTGAAGGAATCAAACAGTTTTATATTAATGTTGAAAGAGAG GAATGGAAGTTGGATACACTTTGTGACTTGTACGAGACCCTGACGATTACTCAggctgttatttttcttaatacaagGCGCAAGGTGGACTGGCTCACTGAGAAAATGCACGCCAGGGACTTCACAGTTTCTGCTCTG CATGGTGACATGGACCAGAAGGAAAGAGATGTTATCATGAGGGAATTTCGATCAGGGTCAAGCCGCGTTCTGATCACTACTGACTTGTTG GCTCGTGGGATTGATGTGCAACAAGTGTCATTGGTTATAAACTATGATCTACCTACCAATCGTGAAAACTATATTCACAG aaTTGGCAGAGGGGGTCGATTTGGGAGGAAAGGTGTGGCTATAAACTTTGTTACTGAAGAAGACAAGAGGATTCTTCGTGACATTGAGACTTTCTACAATACTACAGTGGAGGAAATGCCAATGAATGTGGCTGACCTTATTTAA